The following nucleotide sequence is from Acidobacteriota bacterium.
TTCGTGATGGCGCGATCGACGAACTCGAAACAGCCCGTGACCCCGAGCGAAGCAGCGAAAACGAGCGCAAGAGCAAGTCGTCGTGGCACGGCGTCGGTACTCCTGAGCGGAGTATCGGATCGTCCTGCTGTGACGATGAGAGGGTTGTTGTCATAATCCGCGTATGGCGATCCTGAAGGTGGCGCGCCTGGGGCATCCGGTGCTGCGCGCAAAGGCAGCACCAGTCGCCCCGGCGGACATCAAGTCCTCGCGTATCCAGCAGCTCATCGATGACATGTTCGAAACGATGGGTGAATACTCGGGGATCGGCCTCGCCGCACCGCAGGTGCACGAAGGGCTTCGCATCTTCGTGGCCGGAGTGCGCCGCGCCGACGTCGTCACCCCGATGACCGACGAGGTGGACATGCCGCTCATCGCGGTGATCAATCCTGAAATCCAGCCGCTCGGTACCGACACGGAATCGGGCTGGGAGGGATGTCTCAGCATCCCGGACATTCGCGGCAAGGTGTCCCGCGCCCGGACGGTCCGGGTGCGAGCGTACGATCGGACCGGGCGCCGGATCGAGTTCGTCGCCGACGGTCTGCCGGCGCGCGTCGTCCAGCACGAGACGGATCACCTGGACGGGGTCGTGTTCTTCGATCGCATGCCGTCGTTCGAGACGCTCAGCTTCATGGACGAGTTCCGGCGCTACTGGGCCAAGGACGACGAGGCATGAGCGCTGGGGCGTCGGGCGAGTTCACGGCGGAAGAGGCCGCTGCGCTCGCGCCGTTCTTCACCAACGTCGATCGGCCGATCTTCGCGCTCACGAACCTGCCCGAGACGGTCAAAGGGGCGCTGTTCGCGCGCTACTCGCGATCGGCGAAATCCCTCAGGCGCCTGTTCCTGGACGAGTTCTACGCTGACGTCGATGCGGCGCCGGTGGCCTCCGACGTCGGCGTCGCGCGCGCCGAACGGCTGTACGCCAAGGTGTTCAGCGACTACGGCGACGACTCCGTCGCGCAGCTGGGCGGCGCGCATCTCGCCGTCGAGGGCGCGTCCAACATCCTCACCAAGGTCCTCGAACGCGGCCGCTTGATGGCCTACCTCGAGCAGTCCACACGCTATGTGCCGTACACCGAACGGCGCGACGAGCGCTGGCGGTACCTTGTTCCGGCCGAGCTCGACGGCCATCCCCTGCGGGCGCAGTACGTCGAGACGCTCGACCGTGCGTTTGCGACCTATGCGCGGTGGATCGAGCCGATGCGCGCCTGGTTCGAGCGGAGATACCCGCGCGCCGACCGTGACTCGGAGGCCGTGTATCGTGCGGCGATCCGGGCGAAGGCGCTCGATACGCTGCGCGGCCTGCTGCCGGCAGCGACGCAGTCGAACGTCGGGATCTACGGCACCGGGCAGGCGTATGAAGCGCTGTTGCTGCGCATGCGCGCGAATCCGCTCGCTGAAGTGCAGGCCTGCGCCGGCGCCATGCTGGACGAGCTCCGAAAGGTGATTCCCGCGTTCCTCACGCGCGTGGACCAGCCGGAGCGGGGCGGCGTGTGGGCGCGATATCTGGCCGAGACCCGCGAGCGCACCGCGGCGATCGCCGCGGCGCTGGAACAACAGGGCGGACCGGCCGACCGGACGCCGGAAGTGACCCTGGCGGACT
It contains:
- a CDS encoding FAD-dependent thymidylate synthase; protein product: MSAGASGEFTAEEAAALAPFFTNVDRPIFALTNLPETVKGALFARYSRSAKSLRRLFLDEFYADVDAAPVASDVGVARAERLYAKVFSDYGDDSVAQLGGAHLAVEGASNILTKVLERGRLMAYLEQSTRYVPYTERRDERWRYLVPAELDGHPLRAQYVETLDRAFATYARWIEPMRAWFERRYPRADRDSEAVYRAAIRAKALDTLRGLLPAATQSNVGIYGTGQAYEALLLRMRANPLAEVQACAGAMLDELRKVIPAFLTRVDQPERGGVWARYLAETRERTAAIAAALEQQGGPADRTPEVTLADFDPEGEIKVVAAALYANSMRSDRELVELVRGMTPEECAGVLAAYVGARGNRRHRPGRAFERTSYRFDVLTDYGAFRDLQRHRLLTIDWQPLTALHGYAEPDAMIEAGGSSDWREVMDRSADVAAALDAAGLPAVASYAVCMAYRVRFVMDMNAREAMHVIELRTAPAGHPAYRRVCQQMHRCIADVAGHRAIAAAMTFVDHSTVELERLQEERRIEAKRKIPR
- the def gene encoding peptide deformylase; translated protein: MAILKVARLGHPVLRAKAAPVAPADIKSSRIQQLIDDMFETMGEYSGIGLAAPQVHEGLRIFVAGVRRADVVTPMTDEVDMPLIAVINPEIQPLGTDTESGWEGCLSIPDIRGKVSRARTVRVRAYDRTGRRIEFVADGLPARVVQHETDHLDGVVFFDRMPSFETLSFMDEFRRYWAKDDEA